The following proteins are co-located in the Xyrauchen texanus isolate HMW12.3.18 chromosome 43, RBS_HiC_50CHRs, whole genome shotgun sequence genome:
- the LOC127635574 gene encoding uncharacterized protein LOC127635574, which yields MADKIPEVLACGASIMKDVWEIRLRECGQKLRQEEDRIQKSALEKINQDWQVRMSSKFKTPKRLEKKAKPPEESNLQAFKTKQTLGRPQGFQSSRPQRQVDPAKTTKGNKLALLRHLNESCPGLMVWAKSWKFSLPLPQPEESKESPRASDWGQSWKFLNRQPSTEGKPWSDLGFDTNNNMTSNGILFLWERIGKALDSKDLKRDLPASKWEKSWIFLQRRKESREGTTNGPKSDLNSNPFYNLWDSRHLNQENPEWHESWKSTKPLKEGEARTDLIQLVSNEEDKKNEQLELPWNTSWMYFKKQLHIKSKTAFNMSVWGESWMVSKTIAEQDKTSIASQAVFNVKINAWNKNLRISQFREGDVRPSEWDKSWVTIKNRSEYREETNKVEHPEETMEEPKKMDAPMSNPPMEHEHIKFYVLASPKKQKRHEMLNASGQNNKDTLVSNWKESWKMFKRQRREERALRNQRRPPPQLDAASETSQTEWANSWKFTNFSLNQDTSLWQQGWSTSTQPRPNRHVRENEMLNEYVPHNGPTGVHGWGESWRSTRRQHRMENQGVGASQPVSRQAYQRSVADWEQSWESPTNQRHHDRPSMTDWNDSWRFCAFHCDNLVDRQPEHTWFEKSMEIKARKDLHKASYTLSRSFDSQSKEWKDSWRGKKRSDGPGSRVSFLIKEEVLDWDNSWMFSQHRVL from the exons ATGGCGGATAAAATCCCAGAGGTGTTAGCATGTGGTGCGTCAATTATGAAGGATGTCTGGGAGATCAGACTGAGGGAGTGTGGGCAAAAACTCCGACAGGAAGAAGACAGGATACAGAAGAGTGCTCTGGAAAA AATTAATCAAGATTGGCAGGTGCGCATGTCCTCCAAGTTCAAAACTCCAAAAAGACTAGAGAAAAAAGCAAAACCTCCAGAAGAATCAAATCTTCAGGCATTCAAAACTAAACAGACTCTGGGCAGACCGCAAGGATTCCAGAGCAGTCGTCCACAGAGGCAAGTTGACCCGGCGAAAACCACCAAAGGCAACAAGCTGGCCCTGTTGCGTCACCTCAATGAAAGCTGTCCGGGTTTAATGGTGTGGGCCAAGTCTTGGAAGTTCTCGCTGCCTTTGCCACAACCAGAAGAAAGCAAGGAATCTCCCCGTGCATCAGATTGGGGACAGTCATGGAAGTTCCTCAATCGCCAACCAAGCACTGAAGGAAAACCCTGGTCTGATCTTGGGTTTGACACCAATAATAATATGACCTCCAATGGCATCTTGTTTCTGTGGGAAAGGATTGGCAAAGCATTAGACTCCAAGGACCTCAAACGAGACCTGCCTGCTTCCAAATGGGAGAAATCTTGGATATTCTTACAGAGAAGGAAAGAGTCTAGGGAAGGCACGACCAATGGGCCTAAGAGCGACCTAAACAGCAACCCATTTTACAACCTCTGGGATTCACGCCATCTAAATCAGGAAAATCCAGAGTGGCACGAGTCCTGGAAGTCAACCAAGCCATTAAAGGAAGGAGAGGCCAGGACCGATTTAATTCAGCTTGTAAGTAACGAGGAAGACAAGAAGAATGAGCAACTTGAATTGCCCTGGAATACGTCTTGGATGTACTTTAAGAAGCAACTTCACATTAAGTCAAAAACTGCATTTAATATGTCAGTTTGGGGCGAGTCTTGGATGGTTTCAAAAACCATAGCGGAACAGGACAAGACGTCAATCGCTTCTCAAGCAGTCTTCAACGTGAAAATAAATGCGTGGAACAAAAATCTGCGGATCTCTCAGTTCCGTGAGGGTGATGTACGTCCATCTGAATGGGACAAATCATGGGTGACCATCAAGAATAGGTCAGAGTACAGGGAAGAGACAAATAAGGTTGAACATCCAGAGGAAACCATGGAGGAACCAAAGAAAATGGATGCTCCAATGTCCAATCCACCAATGGAGCATGAGCATATCAAATTCTATGTACTTGCTTCGCCAAAAAAACAAAAGCGCCATGAGATGCTTAACGCCTCAGGCCAAAACAACAAAGACACGTTGGTTTCAAACTGGAAGGAGTCCTGGAAGATGTTCAAACGCCAGCGTAGAGAAGAAAGGGCTTTGAGGAACCAGAGACGTCCACCTCCACAACTAGATGCAGCATCAGAAACATCTCAGACCGAATGGGCCAATTCCTGGAAGTTCACCAACTTCAGTCTTAACCAGGACACCAGTCTATGGCAGCAGGGTTGGTCCACCAGTACACAGCCCAGACCTAATAGACATGTGAGAGAAAATGAGATGTTAAATGAGTATGTCCCTCACAATGGACCAACAGGAGTCCATGGTTGGGGTGAGTCTTGGAGGTCTACAAGACGTCAACACCGTATGGAAAATCAAGGGGTGGGTGCATCCCAGCCAGTAAGTCGCCAGGCGTACCAAAGATCTGTTGCAGACTGGGAACAATCATGGGAATCACCAACCAATCAACGTCATCATGATAGACCATCTATGACAGATTGGAATGACTCTTGGAGATTCTGCGCTTTCCATTGTGACAATTTGGTAGATCGTCAGCCTGAACATACCTGGTTTGAGAAATCAATGGAAATCAAAGCTAGAAAGGATCTTCACAAAGCATCATACACATTGAGCAGATCATTTGATTCTCAGTCCAAAGAGTGGAAGGACTCATGGAGGGGTAAGAAAAGATCAGATGGTCCTGGGTCTAGAGTTTCATTTCTCATTAAGGAGGAAGTGCTAGACTGGGATAATTCATGGATGTTCAGCCAGCACAGAGTTTTATAA